Proteins found in one Terribacillus sp. DMT04 genomic segment:
- a CDS encoding glycosyltransferase family 1 protein, translating into MKIVIITETFLPSTDGVVTRLTEAIKYLRSQKHEVVVIAPDLGVKEYQGALVEGIGTVTMPFYRSKQFSLPTRKIKPLLKKHQPDLVHVANPALVGVAGIHYAKKMGLPLMASYHTHIPKYLDYYKLYKPLKPLFWWHFRRLHNAADLNLCTSQAIKQELDEQGFERMHVLRRGVDVEKRHPAYYSENMRVRLLQGASDKKLLIFVGRLAIEKEIHKIRPLLDERDDLALAIIGDGPARKELEKVFEGTHTLFTGFLHGEELSQAFASADAFVFPSITETLGLVLLEAMASGIPVIAAKSGPTLEQIEEGKTGFLFENENVSSMSKAVEQLDQQELIAEMKQNVRLEAEKHSWTNASKEMFDYYLATMHARSPVFQAVQNPSSH; encoded by the coding sequence GTGAAAATCGTTATAATAACGGAAACATTTCTGCCATCGACTGATGGTGTCGTTACACGGTTAACCGAAGCGATTAAATATCTCCGCAGCCAGAAGCACGAAGTCGTCGTTATCGCTCCAGATCTCGGGGTAAAGGAATATCAAGGTGCACTTGTTGAGGGAATTGGGACGGTTACAATGCCATTTTACCGTTCGAAGCAGTTCTCCTTGCCAACAAGAAAGATAAAACCCTTGCTGAAGAAACACCAGCCTGACCTTGTCCATGTGGCGAACCCAGCTTTGGTCGGCGTAGCAGGAATCCATTATGCGAAGAAGATGGGCTTGCCGCTTATGGCATCTTATCATACGCATATCCCGAAATATCTGGATTATTATAAGCTTTATAAACCGTTAAAACCATTGTTCTGGTGGCATTTCCGCAGACTTCATAACGCAGCTGATTTGAATCTTTGCACGTCGCAAGCAATTAAGCAGGAATTAGATGAGCAAGGATTTGAGCGGATGCATGTCCTGCGCAGAGGTGTGGATGTAGAAAAACGGCACCCAGCTTATTATTCAGAGAATATGCGGGTACGTCTGCTGCAAGGTGCATCAGATAAAAAACTGCTCATCTTTGTGGGCAGATTAGCAATTGAAAAGGAAATTCATAAGATTCGGCCTTTATTGGATGAAAGAGATGATTTAGCATTAGCGATTATTGGAGACGGACCTGCCCGTAAAGAGCTAGAGAAGGTATTTGAAGGAACACATACACTTTTCACAGGTTTCCTCCATGGAGAGGAATTGTCTCAAGCATTTGCTTCAGCAGATGCCTTTGTTTTCCCATCCATTACCGAGACACTTGGCCTCGTTCTATTAGAAGCGATGGCTTCCGGTATACCCGTTATCGCAGCAAAAAGCGGACCAACGTTGGAGCAAATTGAAGAAGGGAAGACAGGCTTCCTTTTTGAAAATGAAAATGTGTCCAGCATGAGCAAAGCTGTCGAACAGCTCGATCAACAGGAATTAATAGCGGAAATGAAACAAAATGTGCGGCTAGAGGCGGAAAAACATTCCTGGACAAATGCTTCCAAAGAAATGTTTGACTACTATTTAGCGACAATGCATGCAAGATCGCCGGTATTTCAAGCCGTGCAAAACCCGAGCTCCCACTAA
- a CDS encoding NAD-dependent epimerase/dehydratase family protein — protein sequence MKIVVAGGDGFCGWPTALYLSKQGHEVAIVDNLVRRKYDEELRSNSVTPIYSLEERVAKWNEKTGKEIKTYIGDLNHYDFLSEVFRQTQPDAFVHFAEQRSAPYSMIDREHAVYTQQNNVIGNLNVLYAIKEFAPSCHLIKLGTMGEYGTPNIDIEEGYIEIEHKGRKDKLPFPKQPGSFYHLSKVHDSHNIMLACKIWGIRATDLNQGVVYGLHTEETKLDPVLANRFDYDGVFGTALNRFLIQAATGHDITVYGSGGQTRGFLNITDTIRCVEIAAENPADAGEFRVFNQFTESFSVQELAEKVQKVSQEKGLDPQITSIENPRVEAEEHYYNAVNTRLRDLGLEPNLLTDDVLRAILETAIEHKDRVIKENVLPTVTWK from the coding sequence ATGAAAATTGTTGTAGCTGGTGGAGATGGTTTCTGCGGTTGGCCAACGGCACTATATCTGTCAAAGCAAGGTCATGAAGTAGCAATCGTCGATAACTTAGTAAGACGTAAGTATGATGAAGAATTACGCTCCAATTCCGTCACACCAATTTATTCTTTGGAAGAGCGGGTAGCCAAGTGGAATGAGAAGACAGGTAAGGAAATCAAAACATACATAGGCGACTTAAATCACTATGATTTCCTTAGCGAAGTATTCCGTCAAACACAGCCTGATGCATTTGTACACTTTGCGGAACAGCGCTCGGCACCTTACAGCATGATTGACCGGGAACACGCGGTTTACACGCAGCAGAATAATGTGATCGGAAACTTGAATGTGCTTTATGCGATCAAGGAATTCGCTCCATCTTGTCATTTAATCAAGCTTGGTACAATGGGAGAATACGGAACACCGAATATCGATATTGAAGAAGGTTATATCGAGATAGAGCATAAAGGCAGAAAGGACAAACTGCCATTCCCGAAACAGCCGGGTTCTTTCTATCACTTGTCTAAAGTGCATGACAGCCATAATATCATGTTGGCTTGTAAAATCTGGGGCATTCGTGCAACAGACTTGAACCAAGGTGTGGTATATGGCCTTCACACGGAAGAAACGAAGCTGGACCCCGTTCTGGCAAACCGTTTTGATTACGACGGTGTATTCGGTACAGCATTAAATCGTTTCCTTATTCAAGCGGCAACCGGACATGACATTACTGTCTACGGCAGCGGCGGTCAGACGCGCGGCTTCTTAAATATCACAGACACAATTCGCTGTGTAGAAATTGCTGCTGAGAATCCGGCAGATGCAGGCGAATTTCGGGTATTTAATCAGTTCACAGAGTCATTCTCTGTCCAGGAACTTGCGGAGAAAGTACAGAAAGTGAGCCAGGAGAAAGGTCTTGATCCACAAATCACATCAATTGAGAATCCGAGAGTAGAAGCGGAAGAGCATTATTACAATGCGGTAAACACTCGTCTCCGTGATCTTGGACTAGAACCGAATCTTTTAACCGACGACGTACTGCGTGCTATTTTAGAAACGGCGATTGAACATAAAGATCGCGTTATTAAAGAGAATGTACTTCCGACAGTAACGTGGAAATAG
- a CDS encoding small-conductance mechanosensitive channel, whose product MVKTAEQVVVQKQVVETQQQTFDAFHVNAHFWGRLTIGSVIVLSAALPLYLSFVAGYHPGWQAIFAAFLAYIALVGFAWVVEPVSYYATLGVSGTYLSFLTGNIANMCLPSAAAAQQVIGAEPGTRKGEVAATLAIATASFMNIAVLIPVILAGSFILSVIPESLQAAFTYIIPAIFGGMIAQLAMRKPLFGVIGIGFGVLLTQLPVPVFFKGLICMILTVVISMFLDHIKPSKLAHEGEMTSE is encoded by the coding sequence ATGGTAAAAACAGCAGAGCAGGTCGTTGTACAAAAACAAGTTGTAGAAACGCAGCAGCAAACATTTGATGCATTTCACGTCAATGCACATTTCTGGGGCAGGCTGACGATTGGCAGCGTTATCGTCTTATCAGCCGCCTTACCGCTTTATCTTTCGTTCGTAGCAGGCTACCACCCTGGCTGGCAAGCAATATTTGCTGCTTTTCTTGCATATATAGCATTGGTTGGATTTGCTTGGGTGGTGGAGCCAGTCAGCTATTATGCCACATTAGGAGTTTCGGGTACGTATCTTAGTTTCTTGACTGGTAATATAGCGAATATGTGCTTACCCTCCGCGGCCGCAGCACAGCAAGTAATTGGTGCTGAGCCTGGAACGAGGAAAGGAGAAGTTGCCGCAACGTTAGCTATAGCCACAGCTAGTTTTATGAACATTGCTGTATTGATCCCAGTTATACTAGCAGGTTCGTTTATTCTCTCTGTCATTCCGGAATCTTTACAAGCTGCCTTTACTTACATTATTCCGGCAATATTCGGCGGAATGATTGCGCAGTTGGCAATGCGAAAGCCGCTTTTCGGTGTTATTGGTATTGGATTCGGCGTTTTATTGACGCAACTGCCCGTTCCTGTCTTTTTCAAAGGATTAATCTGTATGATACTGACAGTTGTAATCAGTATGTTTCTGGACCATATCAAACCAAGCAAATTAGCTCATGAAGGAGAGATGACTAGTGAGTAA
- a CDS encoding NAD(P)H-quinone oxidoreductase encodes MKAIKLQGFGGTEQLKLEETDKPKIKADEILVAVKASAINRADIEKRKGNYPSSDFDPVLGLEIAGVVEEAGPEASGWLKGDRVFGLIPSGGYAEYAVINSKLAMSIPDELTYEQAAAVPEVFLTAYQTLHWLGELKQGETVLIHAGASGVGTAAIQLAKQAGATVAVTAGSQEKLDFCKDLGADITINYKEEDFAEKLADTGADVILDFVGAPYWDQNIKTLKTDGRMVLIGFLGGTELENVSVMPLLAKRLHIKGTLLSTRTIDYKARLTADLIDNVLPLFETDSIKPIVDKVFSLEQVADAHDYMESNKNTGKIVLHVAE; translated from the coding sequence ATGAAAGCAATCAAATTACAAGGTTTCGGCGGCACAGAACAATTAAAGCTAGAGGAAACCGACAAACCAAAAATTAAAGCGGATGAGATTCTTGTTGCAGTCAAAGCATCAGCAATTAATCGCGCCGATATTGAGAAAAGAAAAGGAAATTATCCTTCCTCGGATTTTGATCCGGTATTAGGATTAGAAATAGCTGGCGTTGTGGAAGAAGCTGGTCCAGAAGCGAGCGGATGGTTGAAGGGAGACCGTGTATTCGGATTAATTCCTTCAGGCGGCTATGCCGAATATGCTGTCATAAACAGCAAACTGGCCATGTCTATCCCGGATGAACTAACTTATGAACAAGCGGCAGCAGTACCGGAAGTATTCTTAACTGCTTATCAAACACTGCATTGGCTTGGTGAATTGAAACAAGGAGAAACGGTTCTGATTCATGCAGGTGCAAGCGGTGTTGGCACAGCAGCTATTCAACTAGCAAAACAAGCCGGAGCAACGGTAGCAGTGACAGCTGGATCTCAAGAGAAATTGGATTTCTGTAAAGATCTAGGCGCTGATATTACCATTAATTACAAAGAAGAAGATTTTGCTGAAAAATTAGCAGACACAGGCGCTGACGTAATCCTGGATTTTGTCGGAGCACCATATTGGGATCAGAATATTAAAACACTGAAAACGGATGGCAGAATGGTACTAATTGGATTCCTAGGCGGAACAGAGCTTGAAAATGTAAGTGTAATGCCATTGCTTGCAAAACGCTTACACATAAAAGGAACGTTATTAAGCACCAGAACGATTGATTACAAAGCGAGATTAACAGCAGACTTAATCGATAATGTACTGCCATTGTTTGAAACAGACTCAATTAAACCAATCGTTGATAAAGTATTTTCATTAGAACAAGTCGCTGATGCCCATGATTACATGGAAAGCAATAAAAACACAGGTAAAATTGTATTGCATGTAGCAGAATAA
- a CDS encoding FAD-dependent oxidoreductase gives MSSGKHESYWIETSEFPQFEKLQADINAEVCVVGGGIAGITSAYLLTKKGYKVTLIEALKLGHGTTGYTTAKLSAQHELIYDQLISKFGEETAKIHYQAAMETIEFVKETEKELQADFQFNMEPAYVFTDEEKQISQIEKEWSAYEKLGIPGALLDDIPLPVSAKKAVRMDQQAQFHPLLFLQAMTKYITANGGTIYEDTRAETINEVGKTTVKLKDGGSVTADHVVIATHFPFYDFKGAYFARLDMARSYIVSGKSPLAYPGGMYISIDSPSRSVRSAKDKNGETLWLIGGEGHRPGKGKQMKEHYSNLRNWGRSEFDMKEFEYNWSSEDFISLDSLFYIGRITEQTKNIYVATAFRKWGMSGGITAAKEIASLIESGESLHQNIYDPARNDGAKGISTLAKNLVEVSKELVSGKLEKTTKSIDELEPGEAGKIRNKGKLIGVYKDNDGTLHKVDTTCTHMGCEVHWNDAETTWDCPCHGSRFRASGEVIEGPAVKDLKKAD, from the coding sequence ATGTCTAGTGGAAAACATGAATCTTATTGGATCGAGACGAGCGAATTTCCGCAATTTGAAAAACTGCAAGCGGATATTAACGCCGAGGTATGTGTAGTAGGCGGTGGTATAGCCGGTATTACTTCTGCGTACTTGCTTACTAAAAAAGGCTATAAAGTGACCCTAATTGAAGCATTAAAACTTGGACATGGAACTACAGGTTATACAACTGCGAAACTCTCCGCACAGCATGAGCTTATTTATGACCAGCTAATAAGTAAATTTGGTGAAGAAACGGCGAAAATTCACTATCAAGCTGCTATGGAAACCATTGAATTTGTAAAGGAAACAGAAAAAGAACTGCAAGCTGATTTTCAATTCAATATGGAGCCAGCTTACGTATTCACGGATGAGGAAAAGCAGATTTCTCAGATTGAAAAAGAATGGTCTGCTTATGAGAAGCTTGGCATCCCAGGGGCTTTGTTAGATGATATTCCCTTACCAGTATCCGCGAAAAAAGCAGTGCGTATGGATCAGCAAGCACAATTTCATCCATTATTGTTCTTACAAGCAATGACCAAGTATATTACCGCAAATGGCGGCACTATTTATGAAGATACACGTGCAGAGACAATTAACGAAGTCGGCAAGACAACCGTAAAGCTGAAAGATGGCGGCAGCGTGACAGCTGACCATGTTGTTATTGCTACGCATTTTCCGTTTTATGATTTCAAAGGAGCTTACTTTGCTCGTCTTGATATGGCTCGCTCTTATATTGTATCAGGTAAAAGTCCGCTTGCTTATCCAGGAGGCATGTATATTTCCATCGACAGTCCCTCCCGATCCGTCCGCAGCGCCAAGGATAAGAATGGAGAGACATTGTGGCTGATTGGCGGAGAAGGACATCGACCTGGTAAAGGAAAACAAATGAAAGAGCATTACAGCAACCTCCGAAATTGGGGACGTTCCGAATTTGATATGAAAGAATTTGAATATAACTGGTCATCAGAGGACTTTATCAGTTTGGACAGTTTGTTTTATATAGGCAGAATAACAGAACAAACGAAAAATATTTATGTAGCTACTGCATTCCGAAAATGGGGAATGTCAGGAGGCATAACAGCAGCGAAAGAAATTGCATCATTGATTGAATCTGGGGAGAGCTTGCATCAGAATATTTATGATCCAGCACGTAATGATGGCGCAAAAGGTATTAGTACATTAGCGAAGAACTTGGTTGAAGTAAGTAAGGAGCTCGTATCCGGAAAGCTTGAAAAAACAACCAAATCCATAGACGAGTTAGAACCAGGAGAAGCCGGGAAGATACGCAATAAAGGGAAACTTATTGGAGTATATAAAGATAATGACGGTACACTTCATAAGGTAGATACCACATGCACCCATATGGGTTGTGAAGTACATTGGAACGACGCCGAAACAACTTGGGATTGTCCGTGTCACGGCTCTCGTTTCCGAGCAAGCGGAGAAGTAATTGAAGGCCCGGCAGTGAAGGATTTGAAAAAAGCAGATTAA
- a CDS encoding acylphosphatase — protein sequence MKCVQMIVEGKVQGVGFRLSAAEKARKLDLVGFVRNEADGTVRVNLEGEDNQVEKFIKEVKKGPNAQVKVKNVDVKYLEKQQGFKKFEVR from the coding sequence ATGAAATGCGTTCAAATGATTGTGGAAGGTAAGGTGCAAGGAGTTGGTTTCCGTCTTTCTGCAGCAGAGAAAGCCCGCAAACTCGATTTAGTAGGATTTGTTCGAAATGAAGCGGATGGTACGGTGCGAGTAAACTTAGAAGGTGAAGATAATCAAGTGGAGAAATTCATTAAAGAAGTGAAAAAAGGTCCGAATGCACAAGTGAAAGTTAAAAATGTTGATGTAAAATACCTAGAAAAACAACAAGGCTTTAAAAAGTTTGAAGTAAGATAA
- a CDS encoding ferredoxin family protein — translation MAFVITSPCEAEKAGECMEVCPVDCIAEGKDMFYIDPDICIDCGACEAVCPVEAIFMEDEVPAEESKYIEINRKFFQEN, via the coding sequence ATGGCTTTTGTCATCACTTCCCCGTGTGAAGCGGAAAAAGCCGGCGAATGTATGGAAGTTTGCCCGGTTGACTGTATCGCGGAAGGTAAAGATATGTTCTATATCGATCCTGACATCTGCATCGACTGTGGTGCATGTGAAGCGGTATGCCCGGTTGAAGCAATCTTCATGGAAGATGAAGTACCTGCGGAAGAAAGCAAGTACATTGAAATCAACCGTAAGTTTTTCCAAGAGAATTAA
- a CDS encoding amidohydrolase — MSKKQLMRRLEELEQLTGRLALDIWNNPQIAYEETYASAAQKDMLADAGFRLTDSIGGIQTAFYAEYGEGYPIIGILGEFDALPGLAQSTKPYKDPVHANKPGHACGHHLLGTAGVEAVLALKQLIDDGQLTGTIRYYGCPAEEVLSGKTFMAREGVFHDLDCCLTWHPGTSNVVQNFSTQAMISIKYRFHGIPAHAAGAPHAGRSALDAVEIMNIGANYLREHLVDGTRIHYAITNGGQAPNIVPDEAEVWYYLRGANREQVEDMLARMHDIAKGAALITGTSTSHELLANCYHMLTNDTLNTLHYRNMENFPMQRFTSDEVAYSSILRKSMDPKLIEASRAELKLDSNDILPTKNFYDLSAKEKTMPGSTDVADVSWITPLASISTTCGPIGTQVHAWQATAVFGTSIGLKGMHYAAKIMALTAYDLFSEPALVEQAKTEFKQATADKPYRSGLDESVLAPGTVRKEQLI; from the coding sequence GTGAGTAAAAAGCAGCTGATGCGTCGTTTAGAGGAATTGGAACAGTTGACAGGCCGCTTAGCGCTGGATATTTGGAATAACCCGCAGATTGCTTATGAAGAAACCTATGCAAGTGCCGCCCAGAAAGATATGCTAGCGGATGCTGGATTCCGACTGACAGATTCTATTGGAGGTATACAGACAGCTTTTTATGCGGAGTATGGAGAAGGCTACCCTATAATCGGCATATTGGGAGAATTTGATGCCTTGCCTGGTCTCGCTCAGTCTACAAAACCATATAAAGATCCGGTTCATGCGAATAAGCCAGGTCACGCGTGCGGGCATCATCTTCTCGGTACCGCAGGAGTTGAAGCTGTCCTTGCACTAAAGCAGCTGATTGATGATGGGCAATTAACGGGCACTATTCGCTATTACGGCTGTCCGGCTGAAGAAGTACTCTCCGGGAAAACGTTTATGGCAAGAGAAGGCGTATTTCATGATCTAGATTGCTGTTTAACATGGCATCCAGGAACAAGCAATGTGGTCCAAAACTTTAGTACACAAGCAATGATATCAATTAAGTATCGTTTTCATGGTATACCAGCACATGCTGCCGGAGCTCCTCATGCTGGACGCAGTGCACTTGATGCCGTAGAAATCATGAATATTGGTGCCAATTACTTGCGTGAACATCTTGTAGACGGCACTCGAATTCATTATGCCATTACAAATGGAGGCCAGGCACCGAATATTGTGCCAGATGAAGCAGAAGTTTGGTACTATTTGCGCGGCGCTAATCGTGAACAAGTAGAAGATATGCTCGCACGCATGCATGATATAGCAAAAGGAGCAGCTCTAATCACGGGTACATCGACGTCTCATGAGTTGTTAGCAAATTGTTATCATATGCTCACGAACGATACGTTGAATACACTCCACTACCGCAATATGGAGAACTTCCCGATGCAGCGTTTTACTTCAGATGAAGTGGCTTATTCCTCTATACTCCGTAAATCAATGGATCCTAAATTGATAGAAGCCTCTCGCGCCGAACTGAAACTCGATTCAAACGACATCCTGCCAACCAAAAACTTCTATGATCTCTCAGCAAAAGAAAAGACAATGCCCGGCTCAACTGATGTTGCGGATGTAAGCTGGATTACGCCATTAGCAAGTATCAGCACTACATGCGGTCCAATTGGTACCCAAGTACATGCCTGGCAAGCAACCGCCGTATTTGGAACAAGTATTGGTTTAAAGGGTATGCATTACGCAGCTAAAATCATGGCACTTACAGCATATGATTTGTTCAGTGAACCGGCGCTTGTTGAACAAGCAAAGACAGAGTTCAAGCAAGCGACTGCTGACAAACCGTATCGTTCGGGATTGGATGAGAGCGTACTAGCTCCGGGGACGGTACGAAAAGAACAACTGATTTAA
- the abc-f gene encoding ribosomal protection-like ABC-F family protein: MRELVKLQDVTYMHTETVLFEKAQATVHEGDIVGIIGRNGAGKSTLLDILAGRKQPTSGSVWRSKAAQQIKLIEQENNSFSSETSNTEEMRLRKLWKVPSVPYEAMSGGEKLKARLARGFASNADILLLDEPTNHLDEESVRVLFHEMKESTKTFLIVSHDRYLLDQAATKIWSIEQIKLYTLDGNYTDYTAFREKKKADQQHTYEKQQKRIKRVEGQMLSLQSWSAKAHAQSTKQEGAKEYYRKKAKRMDKQVKSKQKRLEKELAREKTEAVAPEQAVSFQLKHARKVGKRFLACKNVTKTYEKKALFEDVNFTVQYGEKINLLGANGSGKTTFLNMIVGKEAYKGEIWVSPPAKIGYLSQNVYDLPLDKKPSELFHKETYAERGIVRNLLIQLGFETESWELTIKDMSMGERVKLKLMQHILEEKDVLLLDEPTNHMDLPSREQLEKTLLAYQGTLIVVSHDRYFRKKVTDTQLLIAEGTIQRRLDGDKTESMSDKETMRLQLANERQEVLGKLSLLTAADTMYKELDKRFNELTKQLNDLN, encoded by the coding sequence TTGAGAGAATTAGTAAAACTACAGGACGTCACATACATGCACACAGAAACCGTTTTATTCGAAAAAGCACAGGCGACCGTTCACGAAGGTGACATTGTTGGTATAATCGGCAGAAACGGCGCCGGGAAAAGTACCTTGCTAGATATATTGGCAGGGAGGAAGCAGCCAACGAGCGGATCGGTATGGCGTTCGAAAGCGGCTCAGCAAATAAAACTAATAGAGCAGGAGAATAACTCTTTTTCATCAGAGACGAGCAACACAGAAGAAATGCGGCTGCGGAAACTGTGGAAGGTCCCATCTGTTCCATATGAAGCTATGAGCGGCGGTGAGAAGCTAAAAGCAAGATTAGCTCGCGGATTTGCAAGTAATGCGGATATACTGCTATTGGATGAACCAACCAATCACCTTGATGAAGAAAGTGTTCGTGTACTATTTCATGAGATGAAGGAATCCACTAAAACGTTTCTTATTGTATCACATGACCGTTATTTACTTGATCAGGCGGCAACGAAGATTTGGTCTATTGAACAAATTAAACTTTATACGCTAGATGGTAATTACACGGACTATACGGCATTCAGAGAGAAAAAGAAAGCGGATCAGCAGCACACATATGAGAAACAACAAAAACGGATTAAACGGGTGGAAGGACAAATGCTGTCTTTACAAAGCTGGAGTGCCAAAGCCCATGCACAATCGACAAAGCAAGAAGGCGCAAAGGAGTATTATCGAAAGAAAGCAAAACGAATGGATAAACAAGTAAAATCGAAGCAAAAGCGGCTAGAGAAGGAATTGGCCAGGGAAAAGACAGAAGCCGTCGCACCAGAGCAAGCGGTTTCTTTCCAACTCAAGCATGCACGGAAAGTAGGCAAACGATTTCTAGCATGTAAAAACGTAACAAAAACATACGAAAAGAAAGCATTATTTGAAGACGTAAACTTTACCGTTCAGTACGGAGAGAAAATCAACTTGTTAGGAGCAAACGGGAGCGGAAAAACGACCTTTTTAAACATGATTGTTGGAAAAGAGGCTTATAAAGGCGAGATATGGGTCTCACCACCAGCAAAAATAGGTTACCTATCACAAAACGTCTATGATCTGCCTTTAGATAAGAAGCCATCAGAATTATTCCACAAAGAGACATATGCAGAAAGAGGGATTGTTCGAAATTTACTCATACAACTCGGTTTTGAGACAGAAAGCTGGGAATTGACTATCAAAGACATGAGTATGGGGGAACGCGTTAAACTGAAGCTTATGCAGCATATCTTAGAGGAGAAAGACGTTCTCTTGCTAGATGAACCGACCAATCATATGGATTTGCCTTCACGTGAGCAACTAGAGAAAACGTTACTCGCTTATCAAGGTACATTGATCGTCGTATCACATGATCGCTATTTTCGGAAAAAAGTGACCGATACGCAGCTTCTTATCGCAGAAGGCACTATACAAAGGCGGCTTGATGGCGATAAAACCGAAAGCATGTCAGATAAAGAGACAATGCGCCTGCAATTAGCCAATGAGCGGCAGGAAGTACTCGGTAAATTGAGCTTGCTGACAGCGGCGGATACCATGTATAAGGAATTGGATAAGCGATTTAACGAGCTCACAAAGCAACTGAATGACCTTAACTAA
- a CDS encoding FAD-dependent oxidoreductase: MEHNQSYWREKTNIPQFESLRYDAESEIVIVGGGITGIVTGYMLAQEGKQVTILEADALYSGTTGYTTAKLTAQHGLIYDEYMQHFNTDIAKTHYEACMDAIAFVKDTAKKHTIDCHLTEQDAYIYTKEKQNIQKLEKEFEAYQKLGITGELTDTIPLSFEVEKALVMKNQYQYHPLQFLNGLLQAFLEKGGKVYTNTPVDTIEEGSEPVVVTKTGLKVTCQKIISASHWPFYDGMGFYFARLYQDRSYVVAAKPKDTYPGGMYINADTPSRSVRSIDTEEHGTLLLIGGESHRTGEGHPEEKYYKELTDYAAYLGTETPLYMWSAQDIVTLDNLPYIGYISKGKDNIFVATGYRKWGMTSSIVAALEISSLISSGISRYKNIYQPSRFQADPDVGSLTKNVMEVAKEFVIGKLEQPYEYVPHLKPGEATKVRTNGLLLGVYKDETGEIHQVDTTCTHMKCEVNWNSAESSWDCPCHGSRFTGTGEVIEGPAKKPLKKLDHGLNS; the protein is encoded by the coding sequence ATGGAACATAATCAAAGTTACTGGCGGGAGAAAACAAATATTCCGCAGTTTGAATCACTCCGATATGATGCCGAAAGCGAGATCGTAATTGTCGGCGGCGGTATTACGGGTATTGTAACCGGTTATATGCTAGCACAAGAAGGCAAGCAAGTTACCATTCTAGAAGCTGATGCGTTGTATAGCGGAACGACTGGCTACACAACTGCAAAGCTCACAGCGCAGCATGGGCTTATTTATGACGAATATATGCAGCATTTTAATACAGATATAGCAAAAACGCATTATGAAGCTTGTATGGACGCTATTGCTTTTGTGAAAGACACAGCAAAGAAACATACTATTGACTGTCATCTTACGGAACAAGATGCCTATATTTATACAAAGGAAAAGCAGAATATCCAGAAACTCGAGAAAGAATTCGAAGCCTATCAGAAACTTGGGATAACTGGCGAACTCACAGATACTATTCCGCTTTCGTTTGAAGTAGAAAAAGCATTGGTCATGAAAAACCAATATCAATACCATCCGCTTCAGTTTTTGAATGGCCTGCTGCAGGCATTTTTGGAGAAAGGCGGCAAGGTATATACCAACACACCTGTCGACACGATTGAGGAAGGCAGTGAGCCTGTTGTGGTGACAAAGACTGGATTAAAAGTAACTTGTCAAAAGATAATTTCAGCTTCACACTGGCCTTTCTACGACGGAATGGGATTTTATTTTGCTAGATTGTATCAAGACAGATCTTATGTAGTAGCGGCTAAACCGAAAGATACTTACCCTGGGGGGATGTATATCAATGCAGATACTCCATCTCGTTCGGTACGCAGTATAGATACAGAAGAACACGGCACATTGCTGTTAATTGGCGGGGAATCGCATCGGACGGGTGAAGGGCATCCAGAAGAAAAGTATTATAAGGAACTAACAGATTATGCTGCTTATTTAGGAACAGAAACACCTCTTTATATGTGGTCCGCACAAGATATTGTTACATTGGATAATTTACCTTATATCGGTTATATCAGTAAGGGAAAGGATAATATCTTCGTTGCAACGGGTTATCGTAAATGGGGAATGACAAGCAGTATCGTTGCTGCTCTCGAAATTAGTTCGCTGATTTCATCCGGAATCAGTCGTTATAAAAACATTTATCAGCCATCGAGGTTTCAAGCTGACCCGGATGTGGGTAGTTTAACTAAGAATGTAATGGAAGTGGCAAAGGAATTTGTGATTGGTAAACTGGAACAGCCTTATGAATACGTCCCTCACTTAAAACCGGGAGAAGCAACCAAGGTACGAACCAATGGCTTGCTGCTAGGTGTCTATAAAGATGAAACTGGAGAAATTCATCAAGTGGACACTACATGTACACACATGAAATGCGAAGTGAATTGGAACAGTGCAGAATCCAGCTGGGACTGCCCGTGTCATGGGTCTCGCTTTACTGGAACAGGCGAAGTCATTGAGGGACCAGCGAAGAAACCTTTAAAAAAATTGGACCATGGTTTAAACAGTTAA